In one Hypomesus transpacificus isolate Combined female chromosome 18, fHypTra1, whole genome shotgun sequence genomic region, the following are encoded:
- the slc17a9b gene encoding solute carrier family 17 member 9b, giving the protein MAILQKHGKNSSPDLVCLKENHPTDKIGAAGCQKKGSELNTNWSRPLARIWTVVLLLGTCLLYCARVAMPICAVSLAEQFSWSKRETGMVLGSFFWGYCFTQVIGGYVSDRVGGEKVMLLSAAAWGAMTAFTPVLARLCNQPIFSMTLARFLMGLLQGVHYPSLASLCSQKVVESERGFLMSTVGSGSYLGTLVIGAAGSLMLDLYGWESVFYASGLLSVLWAYCMWKYLLKGEGPIITLESLGSGGTQSKLSRRHWLRLFKQPAVCAVIVTHLCTASTFFTLLSWLPTFFKDTFPEARGWVFNVVPWLVAIPSSLFSGCLSDHLISQGFDTAAVRKLMQFFSMGVSSVFTLLLCGTSTFPWAIAFVSATMGLTTFSHSGVSVNVQDLAPSCAGALFGVMNTCGAFSGVLMVYFSGYLIETTGSWATVFALISVVNLLGLCTFLAFAEARRVDIDSAKVRYHNIHI; this is encoded by the exons ATGGCAATTCTTCAAAAACATGGAAAGAACTCTAGTCCAGATTTGGTCTGTCTCAAAGAAAACCATCCTACAGATAAAATCGGTGCCGCTGGATGTCAGAAGAAGGGGTCTGAACTGAATACGAACTGGTCAAG GCCACTGGCACGAATCTGGACGGTCGTGCTGCTGTTGGGGACCTGCCTGCTGTACTGTGCCCGTGTAGCCATGCCCATTTGTGCGGTCAGCCTGGCAGAGCAGTTCAgctggagcaagagagagacaggcatggTGCTGGGCAGCTTTTTCTGGGGCTACTGCTTCACCCAAGTCATCGGGGGTTACGTCAGTGACAG ggtggggggagagaaggtgatGCTGCTGTCAGCAGCAGCCTGGGGGGCTATGACAGCCTTTACCCCGGTCCTGGCCCGCCTCTGCAACCAGCCCATCTTCTCCATGACACTTGCTCGCTTCCTGATGGGGCTGCTGCAAG GTGTGCACTACCCATCGCTAGCCAGCCTGTGTTCTCAGAAGGTggtggagagtgagaggggcttCCTCATGAGCACGGTGGGCAGTGGCTCCTACCTGGG AACACTGGTGATCGGAGCAGCTGGCTCCCTCATGTTAGACCTGTATGGCTGGGAGAGTGTCTTCTATGCGTCTGGCCTGCTCTCTGTCCTGTGGGCATACTGCATGTGGAAATATCTACTCAAAGGGGAAG gaccTATCATCACTCTAGAGTCTCTGGGTAGCGGGGGCACTCAGTCCAagctgtccaggagacactggCTGCGCCTCTTCAAACAACCCGCTGTCTG TGCTGTTATTGTCACCCACCTTTGCACCGCGAGCACCTTCTTTACACTGTTGTCATGGCTTCCAACCTTCTTCAAGGATACTTTCCCAGAAGCCAGG GGTTGGGTGTTCAACGTGGTTCCCTGGCTAGTGGccatcccctcttccctcttcagCGGCTGTCTCTCTGACCACCTCATCAGTCAGG GCTTTGATACTGCTGCAGTGAGAAAGTTGATGCAG TTCTTCTCCATGGGTGTGTCCAGTGTGTTTACCCTCCTGCTGTGTGGCACCTCCACCTTCCCCTGGGCCATAGCCTTTGTGTCTGCCACCATGGGCCTAACCACCTTCAGCCACAG TGGTGTGTCGGTGAACGTTCAGGATCTGGCTCCGTCTTGTGCTGGGGCTTTGTTTG GAGTTATGAATACTTGTGGTGCTTTCTCGG GAGTTCTGATGGTATACTTCTCTGGATACCTGATTGAGACCACGGGTTCATGGGCAACAGTGTTTGCCCTCATCTCCGTGGTGAATCTTTTGGGCCTCTGCACCTTCCTGGCCTTCGCAGAGGCCCGCCGGGTCGACATCGACTCTGCCAAGGTCCGCTACCACAACATTCACATCTGA
- the LOC124481243 gene encoding glucose-induced degradation protein 8-B homolog, whose amino-acid sequence MSYAEKPEDITREEWMDKLNNVHIQRADMNRLIMNYLVTEGFKEAAEKFRMESGIEPSVDLDSLDERIKIREMILKGQIQEAIALINSLHPELLDTNRYLYFHLQQQHLIELIRLRETEAALEFAQSQLAEQGEESRECLTEMERTLALLAFDNPEESPFGDLLNMMQRQKVWSEVNQSVLDYENRESTPKLAKLLKLLLWAQNELDQKKVKYPKMTDLSKGTIEDPK is encoded by the exons ATGAGTTATGCTGAAAAGCCGGAGGACATAACGAGAGAAGAGTGGATGGATAAACTCAACAATGTCCACATTCAGAGAGCTGACATGAACAGGCTCATAATGAATTACCTTGTGACAG aGGGTTTCAAGGAGGCAGCTGAGAAGTTCCGTATGGAGTCTGGGATTGAGCCCAGCGTGGACCTGGACTCTCTGGACGAGAGAATAAAGATCAGAGAGATGATCTTAAAAGGACAGATCCAGGAAGCCATCGCACTGATAAATAGCCTGCACCCAGAGCTGTTGGACACCAACCGCTACCTGTACTTTCATCTACAG CAGCAGCACCTGATCGAGCTGATCCGCCTGAGGGAGACTGAGGCAGCGCTGGAGTTTGCCCAGTCCCAGCTGGCTGAGCAAGGGGAGGAGAGCCGCGAATGTCTGACTGAGATGGAGAGAACCCTGGCTCTGCTGGCGTTCGACAACCCTGAGGAGTCACCCTTTGGAGATCTGCTCAACATGATGCAAAGGCAGAAG GTGTGGAGTGAGGTGAACCAGTCTGTCCTGGACTATGAGAATAGAGAGTCTACACCCAAACTGGCCAAGCTCCTGAAGCTGCTCCTGTGGGCTCAGAATGAACTTGACCAAAAGAAAGTGAAGTATCCCAAAATGACAGACCTCAGCAAGGGAACTATTGAGGACCCAAAGTGA